In Sesamum indicum cultivar Zhongzhi No. 13 unplaced genomic scaffold, S_indicum_v1.0 scaffold00057, whole genome shotgun sequence, one DNA window encodes the following:
- the LOC105178775 gene encoding scarecrow-like protein 21, producing the protein MQACQYHSRSGMTNTLCCRPIGKLENCSLQPCQPINPHHLSYNNGSNGSNYPVHISQDRYCTLESSSLSVNYTGHDSPSTVSFSANESSLSQQESMSLCMDPHHSPDTNYGSPITGPRVTEDVNELKHKLKELETVMLGPDLDSLEYFDDTLPSSIASAEIESWRDMMVVIPKGDLKRVLSACAMAVSNGDLLTAQWLISELRQIVSVSGEPVQRLGAYMLEGLVARLSASGSSIYKSLKFQEPASFELLSYMHILYEVCPYFKFGHMSANGAIAEAMKDEERVHIIDFQIGQGSQWIPLILAFAARPGGPPHIRITGIDDFRSIVARGGGLSIVGRRLSKLAEAFKVPFQFHGAAMSGCEVQVKNLGIRPGEALAVNFAFMLQHMPDESVSTENHRDRLLRMVKGLNPKVVTLVEQEFNTNTAAFYPRFLEALDYYTAMFDSIDATLPREHKERINVEQQCLAREVVNIIACEGKERVERHEPLGKWRSRLKMAGFSPYPLSSLVNATIKTLLENYCSKYRVEERDGALYLGWMNRDLVASCAWK; encoded by the coding sequence ATGCAAGCGTGCCAATATCATAGCAGATCCGGAATGACGAATACACTGTGCTGCCGGCCCATTGGAAAGTTAGAGAACTGCTCTTTGCAACCGTGTCAGCCTATAAATCCCCACCACTTGAGCTACAATAATGGTAGTAACGGGAGCAACTACCCAGTTCATATTTCTCAAGATCGATATTGTACGCTGGAGTCGTCGTCGTTGAGCGTCAATTACACAGGACATGACTCACCTTCGACTGTCAGTTTCTCGGCTAACGAGAGCTCATTGTCCCAGCAAGAATCTATGTCACTCTGTATGGACCCGCACCACTCCCCGGACACTAACTATGGCTCGCCTATTACTGGGCCACGGGTAACCGAAGACGTGAATGAATTAAAGCACAAGCTGAAAGAACTCGAGACGGTGATGTTGGGCCCTGATCTCGACTCTCTTGAATATTTTGATGATACCTTACCTAGCAGCATAGCCTCGGCTGAAATAGAGAGCTGGAGAGATATGATGGTTGTCATACCCAAAGGGGACTTGAAACGGGTACTTAGTGCCTGTGCAATGGCAGTATCAAATGGTGATTTGTTGACGGCACAATGGCTGATTTCTGAGTTACGTCAAATAGTGTCGGTTTCTGGTGAACCGGTACAGCGTCTGGGAGCATACATGCTCGAAGGGCTCGTTGCCCGGCTGAGTGCTTCAGGAAGTTCAATATACAAATCTTTGAAATTCCAAGAACCTGCAAGTTTCGAACTTCTATCTTATATGCACATACTTTATGAGGTCTGCCCTTATTTCAAGTTCGGACACATGTCAGCAAATGGGGCCATTGCAGAAGCTATGAAGGACGAAGAACGTGTTCATATTATCGATTTCCAGATAGGTCAGGGGAGCCAATGGATACCTCTAATCCTGGCTTTTGCTGCGCGACCAGGAGGGCCGCCCCATATTCGGATAACAGGAATCGATGACTTTAGATCGATCGTTGCACGTGGAGGAGGATTGAGCATTGTGGGACGGAGGTTATCTAAGCTTGCTGAAGCCTTCAAAGTCCCTTTCCAATTCCATGGTGCAGCCATGTCGGGCTGTGAGGTTCAAGTAAAAAATCTAGGAATTCGACCCGGTGAAGCACTAGCGGTGAATTTTGCATTCATGCTACAGCACATGCCTGATGAAAGTGTGAGCACCGAAAATCATCGGGACAGGCTGTTGAGGATGGTCAAAGGCCTTAATCCGAAGGTGGTGACTTTAGTTGAGCAAGAATTCAATACAAACACTGCCGCATTTTATCCTCGATTCTTGGAAGCATTGGATTATTACACGGCTATGTTTGATTCCATTGATGCGACACTCCCAAGAGAACACAAGGAACGAATAAATGTCGAGCAGCAATGCTTGGCAAGAGAGGTCGTTAACATAATAGCTTGTGAGGGAAAGGAGAGAGTGGAGAGGCATGAGCCTCTTGGGAAGTGGAGATCACGGCTAAAAATGGCTGGTTTTAGTCCATATCCGTTGAGTTCTCTGGTCAATGCTACAATCAAAACTTTGCTTGAAAACTACTGCAGTAAGTACCGGGTTGAGGAAAGAGATGGCGCTTTATATCTTGGTTGGATGAACAGAGATTTGGTTGCTTCTTGTGCCTGGAAGTGA
- the LOC105178774 gene encoding WRKY transcription factor 1 isoform X2 → MQQANSQHDVSQKSNSCTLPEKEPSALWLKQNSESGNHASHLDEVSPATRREPYDSPQRQSSEEERTVSCENKKDTAMLMQKPVSNLKFPAQDSKPPLVSHLVRDERTLAKLQPRRNLDAGIHRSPSDQGSFPPQDFSKILKDEPDNLHLRQSPDSGVQNSGKCEERNSSVKKEMASDILLPAQILQGVPASQSEKQELTSSTRAEKAVEKLQPRRNPETGVCNSQSYQVGVPLSTSKKLSTIPKEEQAPNSLQPRQCLDARNHEVVSKEEKCTHVKTEAVSKNLVKMSSVSVGVAVPQYDQEKFTYSTKSEKVEKLQPRRNPDPVVPGSQSDAESTPSKVLEKGSDDGYNWRKYGQKLIKGNEFIRSYYKCTYPNCQAKKQVEKSHDGCKTDINYLGQHHHQKPQHSPQVTSAFQVRVPETPTATASKADAEPIIDHHISNQHTAPTETSGQSTVARSADSVARSAPCSNNDSNDKDDQPDSKRQKKEITSADDNGLNRPNSDSRHVVQTLSEVDIVNDGYRWRKYGQKLVKGNPNPRSYYRCSNAGCPVKKHVERASHDSKVVITTYEGQHDHDMPPSRTVTQSIARDDANMMTAIGFPVVSSS, encoded by the exons ATGCAGCAGGCAAACAGTCAACATGATGTCAGCCAAAAATCAAACTCCTGCACACTGCCTGAGAAAGAACCGAGTGCATTATGGCTGAAACAGAATTCTGAGAGTGGTAACCATGCGTCACACTTGGATGAGGTCTCTCCAGCAACCAGACGAGAACCTTATGATTCCCCTCAAAGACAAAGctctgaagaagaaagaacTGTATCTTGTGAGAATAAGAAGGATACAGCTATGCTGATGCAGAAACCAGTTTCAAATCTAAAGTTTCCTGCACAGGACTCAAAGCCACCCCTGGTCTCTCATCTTGTGAGAGATGAGAGAACTCTGGCAAAGCTGCAGCCAAGGAGGAACTTGGATGCTGGAATTCATAGGTCACCATCTGATCAAGGAAGTTTTCCACCTCAAGATTTCTCTAAAATCCTGAAAGATGAACCTGATAATTTGCATCTCAGACAGAGCCCTGATTCTGGTGTCCAAAATTCTGGAAAGTGTGAAGAAAGAAATTCTTCGGTGAAGAAGGAGATGGCTTCAGATATTTTGCTACCAGCACAAATTCTCCAAGGGGTGCCTGCTTCTCAATCTGAGAAACAGGAGCTGACTTCTTCCACCAGAGCTGAAAAAGCTGTGGAGAAACTGCAGCCCAGGCGAAACCCAGAAACTGGAGTTTGTAATTCACAGTCTTATCAAGTGGGCGTTCCTTTGAGTACATCCAAAAAATTGTCCACTATACCGAAAGAAGAACAAGCACCTAATAGTTTGCAGCCTAGACAGTGTTTAGATGCTAGAAATCATGAAGTAGTgagcaaagaagaaaaatgtacTCATGTGAAAACGGAGGCGGTCTCAAAGAATTTGGTAAAAATGTCAAGTGTAAGCGTTGGGGTGGCTGTGCCACAGTATGATCAAGAAAAGTTCACATATTCTACGAAGTCTGAGAAAGTGGAGAAATTGCAGCCTAGGAGAAACCCCGACCCTGTAGTTCCGGGCTCTCAGTCTGATGCTGAAAGCACTCCCTCTAAAGTACTAGAAAAAGGATCAGATGATGGCTATAACTGGAGAAAATACGGGCAGAAGCTAATAAAAGGAAATGAGTTTATTCGAAGCTATTATAAGTGTACTTACCCCAATTGCCAGGCTAAAAAGCAAGTTGAGAAATCGCATGATGGCTGTAAGACAGACATTAATTACCTTGGGCAGCATCATCATCAAAAACCACAACATAGTCCCCAAGTAACCTCTGCTTTTCAAGTACGAGTACCAGAGACACCAACTGCGACTGCATCTAAAG CTGATGCTGAGCCCATCATTGACCATCACATTTCGAATCAACATACGGCCCCAACTGAAACCTCAGGTCAATCTACTGTTGCAAGAAGTGCTGATAGTGTGGCCAGAAGTGCTCCCTGTTCAAACAATGATAGTAATGATAAAGATGATCAGCCTGACTCTAAACGACA gaagaaagaaattacTTCTGCAGATGACAATGGGCTGAATAGACCTAATAGTGATTCACGGCATGTGGTCCAAACTTTGAGTGAGGTTGATATAGTTAATGATGGATACCGCTGGCGTAAATACGGGCAGAAATTGGTTAAAGGCAATCCAAACCCACG GAGTTACTACAGGTGTTCTAATGCTGGTTGCCCAGTTAAGAAACATGTGGAAAGAGCTTCTCATGATTCAAAAGTAGTTATTACAACATATGAAGGACAACATGACCACGACATGCCCCCTTCTAGGACTGTAACCCAAAGTATAGCTAGGGATGATGCTAATATGATGACCGCAATCG GATTTCCAGTAGTGTCCTCAAGTTAG
- the LOC105178774 gene encoding WRKY transcription factor 1 isoform X1, whose amino-acid sequence MQQANSQHDVSQKSNSCTLPEKEPSALWLKQNSESGNHASHLDEVSPATRREPYDSPQRQSSEEERTVSCENKKDTAMLMQKPVSNLKFPAQDSKPPLVSHLVRDERTLAKLQPRRNLDAGIHRSPSDQGSFPPQDFSKILKDEPDNLHLRQSPDSGVQNSGKCEERNSSVKKEMASDILLPAQILQGVPASQSEKQELTSSTRAEKAVEKLQPRRNPETGVCNSQSYQVGVPLSTSKKLSTIPKEEQAPNSLQPRQCLDARNHEVVSKEEKCTHVKTEAVSKNLVKMSSVSVGVAVPQYDQEKFTYSTKSEKVEKLQPRRNPDPVVPGSQSDAESTPSKVLEKGSDDGYNWRKYGQKLIKGNEFIRSYYKCTYPNCQAKKQVEKSHDGCKTDINYLGQHHHQKPQHSPQVTSAFQVRVPETPTATASKADAEPIIDHHISNQHTAPTETSGQSTVARSADSVARSAPCSNNDSNDKDDQPDSKRQKKEITSADDNGLNRPNSDSRHVVQTLSEVDIVNDGYRWRKYGQKLVKGNPNPRSYYRCSNAGCPVKKHVERASHDSKVVITTYEGQHDHDMPPSRTVTQSIARDDANMMTAIGESRSKPEENNPVSLEMVVHVSAN is encoded by the exons ATGCAGCAGGCAAACAGTCAACATGATGTCAGCCAAAAATCAAACTCCTGCACACTGCCTGAGAAAGAACCGAGTGCATTATGGCTGAAACAGAATTCTGAGAGTGGTAACCATGCGTCACACTTGGATGAGGTCTCTCCAGCAACCAGACGAGAACCTTATGATTCCCCTCAAAGACAAAGctctgaagaagaaagaacTGTATCTTGTGAGAATAAGAAGGATACAGCTATGCTGATGCAGAAACCAGTTTCAAATCTAAAGTTTCCTGCACAGGACTCAAAGCCACCCCTGGTCTCTCATCTTGTGAGAGATGAGAGAACTCTGGCAAAGCTGCAGCCAAGGAGGAACTTGGATGCTGGAATTCATAGGTCACCATCTGATCAAGGAAGTTTTCCACCTCAAGATTTCTCTAAAATCCTGAAAGATGAACCTGATAATTTGCATCTCAGACAGAGCCCTGATTCTGGTGTCCAAAATTCTGGAAAGTGTGAAGAAAGAAATTCTTCGGTGAAGAAGGAGATGGCTTCAGATATTTTGCTACCAGCACAAATTCTCCAAGGGGTGCCTGCTTCTCAATCTGAGAAACAGGAGCTGACTTCTTCCACCAGAGCTGAAAAAGCTGTGGAGAAACTGCAGCCCAGGCGAAACCCAGAAACTGGAGTTTGTAATTCACAGTCTTATCAAGTGGGCGTTCCTTTGAGTACATCCAAAAAATTGTCCACTATACCGAAAGAAGAACAAGCACCTAATAGTTTGCAGCCTAGACAGTGTTTAGATGCTAGAAATCATGAAGTAGTgagcaaagaagaaaaatgtacTCATGTGAAAACGGAGGCGGTCTCAAAGAATTTGGTAAAAATGTCAAGTGTAAGCGTTGGGGTGGCTGTGCCACAGTATGATCAAGAAAAGTTCACATATTCTACGAAGTCTGAGAAAGTGGAGAAATTGCAGCCTAGGAGAAACCCCGACCCTGTAGTTCCGGGCTCTCAGTCTGATGCTGAAAGCACTCCCTCTAAAGTACTAGAAAAAGGATCAGATGATGGCTATAACTGGAGAAAATACGGGCAGAAGCTAATAAAAGGAAATGAGTTTATTCGAAGCTATTATAAGTGTACTTACCCCAATTGCCAGGCTAAAAAGCAAGTTGAGAAATCGCATGATGGCTGTAAGACAGACATTAATTACCTTGGGCAGCATCATCATCAAAAACCACAACATAGTCCCCAAGTAACCTCTGCTTTTCAAGTACGAGTACCAGAGACACCAACTGCGACTGCATCTAAAG CTGATGCTGAGCCCATCATTGACCATCACATTTCGAATCAACATACGGCCCCAACTGAAACCTCAGGTCAATCTACTGTTGCAAGAAGTGCTGATAGTGTGGCCAGAAGTGCTCCCTGTTCAAACAATGATAGTAATGATAAAGATGATCAGCCTGACTCTAAACGACA gaagaaagaaattacTTCTGCAGATGACAATGGGCTGAATAGACCTAATAGTGATTCACGGCATGTGGTCCAAACTTTGAGTGAGGTTGATATAGTTAATGATGGATACCGCTGGCGTAAATACGGGCAGAAATTGGTTAAAGGCAATCCAAACCCACG GAGTTACTACAGGTGTTCTAATGCTGGTTGCCCAGTTAAGAAACATGTGGAAAGAGCTTCTCATGATTCAAAAGTAGTTATTACAACATATGAAGGACAACATGACCACGACATGCCCCCTTCTAGGACTGTAACCCAAAGTATAGCTAGGGATGATGCTAATATGATGACCGCAATCGGTGAGTCCAGATCCAAACCTGAAGAGAACAATCCCGTTTCCCTTGAAATGGTTGTTCATGTTAGTGCAAACTGA